A single genomic interval of Salinarchaeum sp. IM2453 harbors:
- a CDS encoding M20 family metallopeptidase, producing the protein MTEMPYRDRVVDLTTELMTYKSTEDRPEEIDACMDHVAAFFEDAGLDVQRHRFDGTPSLVATPDGSKAPAVMFHGHIDVVPGNEQLFEPTIDGNKLQGRGSADMKGGVASMMHVLSDLQSLEDPPSIGMMVVSDEERGGLQGANALIQEGYQPEFCITSEPNNLDGYIDVINRQKGIIQLELTATGISAHAATPENGENAIEKLMETYPEIRDIFAEYKDEEWGTTVNYGRIEGGTVINQLPDEARLSLDVRFPKLEDKDDILMKLREISTIDVKSRGEGAPVDTDPENPYAQQLIQKAEEVIDQEVKFASKPHASDLRHFAQQGIPGVVFGPEAYGSHEPFEHLVIDSIDDYCQSLYQFGKTVTKAKQDQTISSQ; encoded by the coding sequence ATGACGGAGATGCCGTATCGAGATCGCGTCGTCGACCTGACGACGGAACTGATGACATACAAATCGACGGAGGATCGGCCTGAAGAGATTGACGCTTGTATGGATCATGTTGCTGCATTCTTCGAGGATGCAGGCCTCGATGTACAACGCCATCGATTTGATGGGACTCCATCACTTGTCGCAACACCGGATGGATCAAAGGCGCCAGCAGTTATGTTCCATGGGCATATAGACGTAGTTCCGGGCAACGAACAACTGTTTGAGCCAACGATTGACGGGAATAAACTGCAGGGAAGAGGATCTGCCGATATGAAAGGAGGCGTGGCAAGTATGATGCACGTGCTCTCGGACCTGCAGAGTCTTGAAGATCCACCGTCAATCGGGATGATGGTTGTGAGTGACGAAGAGCGAGGAGGTCTGCAGGGGGCGAATGCGTTAATACAGGAAGGGTATCAACCAGAGTTCTGCATTACGAGTGAACCAAACAATCTTGACGGATATATTGATGTTATCAATAGACAGAAAGGGATCATTCAGCTTGAGCTAACGGCAACCGGGATATCAGCACACGCCGCGACACCCGAAAATGGAGAGAACGCGATTGAAAAGCTCATGGAAACGTATCCAGAGATACGCGATATCTTTGCAGAATACAAGGACGAGGAATGGGGTACAACAGTCAACTACGGGAGAATAGAAGGTGGGACAGTCATCAACCAACTTCCAGATGAAGCAAGGCTGTCTCTTGATGTCCGGTTTCCAAAGCTTGAGGACAAGGATGATATTCTCATGAAGTTGCGAGAGATCAGTACAATTGATGTAAAAAGCCGGGGAGAAGGGGCACCTGTTGACACAGATCCTGAGAATCCATATGCACAACAGCTAATACAGAAAGCCGAGGAAGTGATTGACCAAGAAGTTAAGTTTGCGAGTAAGCCACACGCAAGCGATCTTCGACACTTCGCACAGCAAGGTATTCCAGGAGTTGTGTTTGGCCCAGAAGCGTACGGTTCACATGAGCCGTTTGAGCATCTAGTTATAGACAGTATCGATGACTACTGTCAGTCGTTGTATCAGTTTGGAAAGACAGTCACCAAGGCAAAACAGGATCAGACAATCAGTTCCCAGTAG
- a CDS encoding GNAT family N-acetyltransferase has product MAIELYPEVPDGFTLREATEVDAEGIASVFSAAYPDGTTYPYANPKKAQNGLLNDDYFVTFAVEADNGDIAATASIRFNSVYTDNAEICKLAVKPDYQGNGLARALLQHRLGYLEDIGHSGPIFSAAVTEHPYSQQNLNSRGLMPVSFHKGLQTPFFGDQPESQAIVLHENSVSTEERPLYVPQRLRDAVEYAFGHFSDSYLNRDVRYIELDVDEPEPTIERDPELSGMGDWYHTAEGLEDALHSEGAHIMFAADMNSPDAKSLYEVAYKYGLTPVGVIPDWLHKDGENRDAVIFQYLKDDPDIDVEFINGMKVLLDHLGYEYQITAEHDDYWELIV; this is encoded by the coding sequence ATGGCAATTGAACTGTATCCAGAGGTACCGGACGGCTTTACGCTTCGCGAAGCGACAGAAGTTGATGCTGAGGGTATTGCAAGCGTATTTTCAGCCGCATACCCTGATGGCACTACCTATCCATATGCCAACCCGAAGAAGGCACAAAACGGCCTGCTCAACGACGATTACTTCGTGACATTTGCCGTTGAGGCTGACAATGGTGACATCGCGGCTACAGCTTCAATCCGTTTTAATTCTGTCTATACAGATAACGCTGAAATTTGTAAATTAGCTGTTAAACCAGACTATCAAGGCAATGGCCTTGCTCGAGCCCTGCTTCAACACCGGCTTGGATATTTAGAAGATATTGGCCATTCTGGGCCGATCTTTTCTGCTGCTGTGACTGAACATCCTTACTCCCAGCAGAATCTCAATTCACGTGGTCTGATGCCTGTTTCATTCCATAAGGGTCTTCAGACGCCTTTCTTCGGTGATCAACCTGAAAGCCAGGCAATTGTTCTCCACGAAAATAGCGTTTCGACGGAAGAACGTCCCTTGTATGTCCCTCAGCGATTGCGAGATGCTGTTGAATATGCGTTTGGTCATTTCTCTGATTCGTATCTCAACCGAGACGTACGGTATATCGAACTTGATGTAGACGAGCCAGAACCAACAATCGAGCGGGATCCTGAGCTTTCAGGTATGGGTGACTGGTATCATACCGCTGAGGGTCTTGAAGATGCGCTGCACAGTGAGGGAGCACATATCATGTTTGCAGCGGATATGAACTCACCTGATGCCAAATCTCTGTATGAGGTAGCATATAAGTATGGACTTACGCCAGTTGGCGTTATCCCTGACTGGTTGCATAAAGATGGTGAAAACCGTGACGCAGTCATCTTCCAGTATCTGAAAGACGATCCAGATATAGATGTTGAGTTTATTAACGGTATGAAGGTTCTACTGGATCATCTTGGCTATGAATATCAAATCACTGCAGAACACGACGACTACTGGGAACTGATTGTCTGA
- a CDS encoding tRNA uridine(34) 5-carboxymethylaminomethyl modification radical SAM/GNAT enzyme Elp3, translating to MSTGSAAESNTFERVCSEIINRILQEDLDRDDIEPLKREVCSEHSAPRVPKNTELLDHAPDGRREDLEAILQRKPVRTASGVSPVAIMTSPKTCPHGQCLYCPGGPDSEFSSAQSYTGDEPAAARAEQNDYDPYGQVTLRLNQLREIGHPVDKTELIVMGGTFPARSHDYQEFFVKRALEAMNDFDPEAEPNPAEGKSFAQDPSEYEFKYLEDIIEENETASVRNIATTFETKPDWCDIEQIDRMLSLGGTKVEVGVQTTFERVNREMRRGHGIQESIDANRRLRDAGFKVGFHMMPGQPGTSLEMVREDFRRIFEQSDWRPDYLKIYPTLVVPDTVVYDMHHRDEFSPLKSERAAELIADIKEMIPPYTRLQRVMRDIPAGHISAGIQKSNLRQLARHELEDRGETCRCIRCREVGMNEETPDSIELLEQRYEAVGGTEYFLSFEDQDQDLLIGFCRLRFPGNPHRPELQNAAIIRELHVYGNQIGIGKSSDDWQHQGYGKQLLARAEEITADAGYDRLAVISGIGAREYYRNKLEYEQDGPYVVKDL from the coding sequence ATGAGTACAGGTTCAGCGGCGGAATCAAATACTTTTGAGCGTGTCTGCTCTGAAATCATTAATCGAATTCTTCAAGAGGATCTTGATCGAGATGATATTGAGCCACTCAAACGAGAAGTCTGCTCAGAGCACTCAGCACCTCGTGTCCCTAAAAATACTGAGTTGCTTGACCACGCTCCTGATGGCCGCCGTGAGGATCTAGAGGCAATTCTTCAACGTAAGCCTGTCCGAACAGCTTCAGGTGTCTCGCCCGTTGCGATTATGACTAGTCCGAAGACTTGCCCTCATGGCCAGTGTCTCTACTGTCCTGGCGGACCAGATTCTGAGTTTTCATCAGCACAAAGCTACACTGGCGATGAACCAGCAGCAGCCCGAGCTGAACAAAATGACTATGATCCATATGGACAAGTTACACTTCGACTCAATCAACTCCGCGAGATTGGGCACCCTGTCGATAAGACAGAACTTATCGTCATGGGTGGAACGTTCCCTGCACGTAGTCATGATTATCAGGAGTTCTTTGTCAAGCGGGCGCTTGAGGCAATGAATGACTTTGATCCAGAAGCTGAACCGAACCCAGCAGAAGGAAAGAGCTTCGCTCAGGATCCATCCGAATACGAGTTCAAGTATCTTGAGGATATAATCGAGGAAAACGAAACTGCGAGTGTCCGTAATATTGCAACTACATTTGAAACAAAACCAGATTGGTGCGATATTGAGCAAATCGACCGCATGCTTAGCCTAGGAGGTACAAAAGTCGAGGTTGGTGTCCAGACAACCTTTGAGCGTGTCAACCGTGAGATGCGTCGAGGGCACGGCATTCAGGAATCAATTGATGCCAACCGTCGTCTACGCGACGCTGGATTCAAAGTTGGATTCCACATGATGCCAGGACAACCAGGAACTTCTCTTGAGATGGTTCGTGAAGACTTCCGACGTATCTTCGAGCAATCTGATTGGCGTCCGGACTATCTTAAAATCTACCCGACGCTTGTAGTTCCTGACACCGTCGTGTATGACATGCACCATCGCGACGAATTTAGTCCATTAAAAAGTGAGCGTGCAGCCGAACTAATTGCTGATATTAAGGAGATGATTCCACCGTATACGCGTCTGCAGCGTGTGATGCGTGATATTCCTGCAGGACATATCTCTGCTGGTATTCAGAAGTCGAATCTTCGACAACTCGCAAGACATGAACTGGAAGATCGGGGAGAGACATGTCGGTGTATCCGTTGTCGTGAGGTCGGCATGAACGAAGAGACTCCTGACTCAATTGAACTTCTTGAACAACGGTATGAGGCTGTCGGCGGTACAGAATATTTCCTCAGCTTTGAAGATCAAGACCAGGATCTTCTTATCGGATTCTGTCGACTTCGATTCCCCGGTAACCCGCATCGTCCTGAACTCCAGAACGCAGCGATCATTCGCGAACTTCACGTCTACGGAAACCAGATCGGAATTGGCAAATCAAGTGACGACTGGCAACATCAAGGATACGGAAAACAATTACTCGCACGGGCTGAGGAAATCACTGCCGACGCCGGATATGATCGACTTGCTGTTATCAGTGGCATTGGCGCTCGTGAGTACTATCGAAATAAACTCGAATACGAGCAAGACGGTCCATACGTAGTCAAAGACCTATAG
- a CDS encoding protein kinase domain-containing protein: protein MISGSSPLDPDQISELTSDELRQRMSELVYWIEDGTADKRVTAAWGLCQAATEHPKLADEIRHQLRQIATKEADLVRQWLRQQFPQQIQRRGTPRDWRTTDPLVGDKKELSKIPKDKVVKENRITLGVDQTDVAIEKVMERLNSSSYTRTYVVLIREQNNRQAALLRTYVPPEKTPGKEFKQQCRTAFNGWKQVDDHPHIATVYDYGVSPHPWIVIEYADSSLISAEKTSVVAALETSYRLAKAVAHAHERGIAHTAIDPSQVMVQDDDKELIVGFGIDTVLSSVDNTISTDPRFAAPEYFGEQYGQRDWATDIYHLGTTFYYILTGEIPAIQTKMQTTKQALRSIEPPSSIHEDIPESTDRIVQKALATRKIRRYESADEMCKDIRDAMATVRTDHD from the coding sequence ATGATTTCTGGTAGTTCACCTCTTGATCCGGATCAGATTTCGGAGTTAACCTCAGATGAGCTCCGACAACGCATGTCAGAGTTAGTGTACTGGATTGAGGATGGAACAGCAGATAAACGGGTGACAGCTGCATGGGGACTATGCCAAGCAGCAACAGAGCATCCAAAGTTAGCAGATGAAATCCGTCATCAACTTAGACAGATAGCAACGAAGGAAGCAGACCTTGTCAGACAGTGGCTACGACAGCAGTTTCCACAGCAAATACAGCGGCGAGGGACACCACGTGACTGGCGAACTACGGACCCATTAGTAGGTGACAAAAAAGAGCTATCGAAGATACCGAAGGATAAAGTTGTCAAGGAAAACCGGATCACACTGGGGGTAGATCAGACAGACGTCGCTATTGAGAAGGTGATGGAACGGCTCAATAGTAGCAGTTATACTAGAACCTACGTGGTTTTAATTCGAGAACAGAATAATCGACAAGCTGCACTACTGCGCACCTATGTACCACCAGAGAAAACTCCAGGAAAAGAATTCAAGCAGCAATGTAGGACAGCATTTAATGGATGGAAGCAGGTAGACGATCATCCACACATTGCCACCGTATATGATTACGGAGTGTCCCCACATCCATGGATTGTCATCGAGTATGCAGATAGTTCATTGATTTCAGCAGAGAAGACATCAGTTGTAGCAGCGCTGGAAACAAGCTACCGGTTAGCAAAAGCTGTTGCACACGCACACGAACGAGGAATAGCACATACTGCAATTGATCCATCACAGGTTATGGTACAGGACGATGACAAGGAGTTAATCGTCGGATTTGGCATTGATACTGTTCTCAGTAGTGTGGATAATACAATCTCGACTGACCCCCGGTTTGCAGCGCCGGAGTACTTTGGAGAGCAGTATGGACAACGAGACTGGGCAACAGATATCTATCATCTTGGCACGACGTTTTATTACATCTTAACTGGAGAGATACCAGCAATACAGACAAAAATGCAAACGACAAAGCAGGCACTTCGGTCAATTGAGCCACCATCAAGCATTCACGAAGATATCCCAGAAAGTACAGATAGGATTGTGCAAAAAGCACTGGCAACGCGAAAGATCAGGCGGTATGAATCAGCTGATGAGATGTGTAAGGATATCAGAGACGCAATGGCAACAGTAAGAACCGATCATGACTGA
- a CDS encoding OB-fold nucleic acid binding domain-containing protein codes for MGSCIICGSSTDGEVCPIHEEDVAFIFEGDSPHQLTPNRYYRGTVDGFADFGVFINIGDSVTGLLHRNELDQRIESLDWEVSDTVYVQVKNIRDNGNVDLGWSVRQAVNEFRGSLVDTPNGDLRRDDDRSEDEETTQQDEETTQQESEPSVEPDSTDVESQTSSEEVSQDGPASPIEQESDDQPEPDTSSEQSGRDFEIATISSLSDRVNDAVRVEGEVTGVRQTSGPTLFEVRDETGTIECAAFEGAGVRAFPEIDVGDYVRLDGVVEYRHDDIQVETETILQLAGEERDAVAGRIESAISEAVRPDQVTYPIEDDPASVLERDIHEAATVIRKAIKNARPVIVRHAATIDGYAAGAALERAALPLIREEHSRSDAEYHYFKRRPLDNFVYGMSSVTGDVSNALETCERYGERKPLMVLVGVGSTNEAKDAFEMLDVYNINRVVIDDTRPADDITSAAEAVVNPHLVEATNEQLTTTAMSTAVAATINDEIADDLQHLPAISYWHDGVLAYETAAESAGYDQDYRRQLKDALALEAHYQSYNDKRELIQDLLFGKVDDLVAHIAEQSRERLETSLQPARENLSRKESGGVTFLKLDTDSFTHRFDYPPTELLLDELHRQEQTEIGGPLVTLGYGTDELHVRSTETIDLQAIVDRASEVVPSVSGVGGKDGYVQFLSGVREDALDAIVGAIANEVGSQ; via the coding sequence ATGGGTTCGTGTATCATTTGTGGCTCCTCAACTGATGGGGAAGTTTGTCCTATTCATGAAGAAGACGTTGCCTTCATATTTGAAGGAGACTCTCCGCATCAGTTGACGCCCAACCGATATTATCGTGGTACAGTAGATGGATTTGCTGATTTTGGTGTCTTCATCAACATTGGCGATAGCGTTACCGGGCTTTTGCACCGCAATGAACTTGACCAGCGTATCGAGAGTCTCGACTGGGAAGTCAGCGATACGGTGTATGTCCAGGTGAAAAACATCCGCGACAATGGTAACGTTGATCTTGGTTGGTCTGTTCGACAGGCAGTTAATGAATTCCGTGGGAGTCTCGTTGACACGCCAAACGGTGACCTTCGGCGTGACGATGACCGTTCTGAAGATGAGGAGACGACACAGCAAGACGAGGAGACAACACAGCAGGAATCTGAGCCGTCCGTCGAACCTGATTCTACGGACGTTGAGTCTCAGACTTCATCTGAAGAGGTCTCTCAAGATGGCCCAGCAAGTCCTATTGAACAAGAGTCTGATGACCAGCCCGAGCCAGACACATCGTCTGAACAGTCTGGCCGAGACTTTGAGATCGCGACGATCAGCTCACTTTCTGATCGCGTTAACGATGCTGTTCGTGTTGAAGGTGAAGTAACTGGTGTCCGACAAACTAGTGGACCAACACTCTTTGAGGTTCGTGATGAGACAGGAACTATCGAATGTGCTGCATTCGAAGGTGCTGGTGTTCGTGCATTCCCCGAGATTGACGTCGGTGACTATGTCCGACTTGATGGTGTTGTCGAATATCGACATGACGACATTCAAGTTGAGACAGAAACCATTCTCCAGCTTGCTGGTGAAGAGCGTGATGCCGTTGCTGGTCGAATAGAGTCAGCTATCAGCGAAGCTGTTCGCCCAGATCAGGTGACCTATCCAATTGAAGATGACCCTGCCTCCGTGCTTGAGCGAGATATTCACGAGGCTGCAACTGTTATCCGGAAAGCTATCAAGAATGCCCGTCCGGTTATCGTTCGTCATGCAGCGACGATTGATGGATATGCTGCTGGTGCTGCACTGGAACGGGCTGCGCTCCCATTGATTCGTGAGGAACACTCCCGAAGTGACGCTGAGTACCATTACTTCAAACGACGACCACTCGACAACTTCGTCTACGGTATGTCCTCTGTCACAGGCGACGTCTCAAATGCGCTTGAGACATGCGAACGTTACGGAGAGCGAAAACCACTGATGGTGCTCGTTGGTGTTGGTAGCACGAATGAGGCTAAAGATGCCTTCGAAATGCTTGATGTCTACAACATTAATCGCGTTGTTATTGACGACACCCGACCGGCTGATGATATCACTTCTGCGGCAGAGGCCGTTGTTAATCCACACCTTGTTGAAGCAACTAACGAGCAACTGACGACAACCGCTATGTCAACGGCAGTCGCTGCGACAATCAACGATGAGATTGCTGATGATCTGCAGCATCTTCCAGCAATTAGTTACTGGCATGATGGTGTTCTCGCATATGAGACAGCCGCCGAATCAGCAGGCTATGATCAGGATTACCGTCGGCAACTCAAAGATGCACTCGCACTTGAAGCGCACTATCAGTCATATAATGACAAACGCGAGCTAATACAGGATCTTCTCTTTGGCAAGGTTGATGATCTTGTTGCTCACATTGCTGAGCAGTCCCGTGAGCGGCTTGAGACCAGCCTTCAGCCTGCTCGTGAAAATCTATCCCGGAAAGAGTCTGGTGGTGTGACGTTCCTGAAACTCGATACCGATAGTTTCACCCATCGATTTGACTATCCACCAACAGAACTTCTGTTAGACGAACTTCATCGACAGGAACAAACCGAGATCGGCGGACCACTTGTTACGCTCGGATATGGAACTGATGAACTCCACGTTCGTTCGACCGAAACGATTGATCTGCAGGCAATCGTTGATCGCGCCTCAGAAGTTGTTCCGAGTGTCTCTGGTGTCGGTGGCAAAGATGGATATGTGCAGTTCCTCTCTGGTGTTCGTGAGGATGCACTTGATGCAATCGTTGGAGCAATTGCAAACGAAGTTGGATCACAATAA
- a CDS encoding metal-dependent hydrolase — MELTWHGHSTWAVTVGETEFLIDPFFDNPHTDLSPESMEDPDYILLTHGHADHIAHTGVFDTSTVVGVPELVGFVEDEYEIEDTIGMNIGGTIECGDAYVTMHRADHTNGIETGYNQSAGMPAGYLISDTDPTAMPAEEGTTFYHAGDTGLMSEMRDVIGEYLQPDIAALPIGDHFTMGPKQAAIAADWLDIEYALPMHYDTFPPIEINPERFEQAVEKVASGTTVKVIDGDETVTVD; from the coding sequence ATGGAACTCACCTGGCATGGACATTCAACCTGGGCTGTAACAGTTGGAGAAACAGAGTTTTTAATCGATCCATTTTTCGATAATCCACATACTGATCTGTCGCCAGAATCGATGGAAGATCCAGATTATATCCTGTTAACGCATGGACACGCGGATCATATTGCACACACAGGTGTTTTTGATACATCGACAGTTGTCGGAGTACCAGAGCTAGTTGGCTTTGTTGAAGACGAATACGAAATAGAGGATACAATAGGGATGAACATCGGAGGAACAATCGAATGTGGAGATGCATATGTAACAATGCATCGTGCCGATCACACAAACGGTATTGAAACTGGATACAATCAATCAGCGGGAATGCCAGCCGGCTATCTCATCAGTGACACAGATCCGACAGCGATGCCGGCAGAAGAGGGAACAACATTCTATCACGCAGGAGATACCGGACTAATGAGCGAGATGAGAGATGTCATTGGGGAATACTTACAACCGGATATCGCGGCATTACCAATTGGCGATCACTTTACAATGGGCCCAAAGCAAGCCGCGATTGCCGCGGATTGGTTAGATATAGAGTATGCACTTCCAATGCATTATGATACATTTCCACCAATTGAAATTAACCCAGAGCGATTTGAGCAGGCTGTTGAGAAGGTAGCGTCAGGGACAACCGTCAAGGTCATAGACGGGGATGAGACAGTAACTGTAGACTGA
- a CDS encoding DUF5799 family protein: protein MADWTDQFIGDRMAVDQEFSDRIQSSSFTTQEWGTIMTAVEFVIESPEDPESATLVARTDDIEHVLPALEDMQGPMGPAAPESSGQSGSGGIVSRILGSLGIGEEEEEKIDEEQLQTAKQLADEYASAFEDHLKEQEKWEQACSVAAEE from the coding sequence ATGGCAGATTGGACTGATCAGTTTATCGGTGACAGGATGGCAGTTGACCAAGAGTTCTCTGACCGGATACAAAGCTCATCGTTTACGACGCAAGAGTGGGGAACAATTATGACAGCTGTTGAGTTTGTGATCGAGAGTCCAGAGGACCCAGAGTCAGCAACGCTTGTTGCAAGAACAGATGACATCGAACATGTGTTGCCGGCACTTGAGGATATGCAAGGGCCAATGGGACCAGCTGCCCCCGAATCATCTGGACAATCCGGCTCTGGCGGAATTGTCTCACGAATTCTGGGGTCACTCGGTATCGGGGAAGAAGAAGAAGAAAAGATCGATGAAGAGCAACTACAGACTGCAAAGCAGCTTGCAGACGAATATGCAAGTGCATTTGAGGATCATCTAAAAGAGCAAGAAAAGTGGGAACAAGCCTGTAGTGTGGCTGCAGAAGAATGA
- a CDS encoding isocitrate/isopropylmalate family dehydrogenase, with protein sequence MTETVAVIPGDGIGQEVVPATTDVLDHLVDLEFVEAEAGDHVKEERGVALPEDTKQIVTDADATLFGAAGETAADVILPLRSLVGSFANVRPARAYPGTDALQPETDLVFIRENTEGVYSGIESEITDGVTTLTRVITEDASRKIAEFGFEYAADRGYNSISIAHKANVMRTTDGQFLEAAETVADEKGAAYDTVLMDALAMHLIMHPEEFGVVICPNLAGDVLSDLAAGLVGGLGLLPSANLGDDNALFEPVHGSAPDIAGENIANPAATMFSAAMMLDHLDYPEKADQLRTAVESTLASGPVTPDLGGDATTSEFTSAVIEEL encoded by the coding sequence ATGACAGAGACAGTTGCTGTCATTCCGGGCGATGGTATTGGCCAGGAGGTAGTTCCAGCAACAACCGACGTTCTCGATCATCTTGTCGATCTTGAATTTGTCGAGGCTGAGGCTGGCGATCACGTCAAAGAAGAACGCGGTGTTGCACTCCCTGAAGACACGAAACAAATCGTTACCGACGCTGATGCGACCTTATTTGGTGCTGCTGGTGAAACAGCGGCCGACGTTATTTTGCCACTTCGATCACTTGTTGGATCATTTGCAAACGTTCGACCTGCTCGTGCGTATCCAGGCACAGACGCACTTCAGCCTGAGACGGATCTTGTGTTTATCCGGGAAAATACTGAAGGCGTCTACTCCGGCATTGAGTCTGAGATCACGGACGGAGTTACAACACTTACTCGTGTTATCACTGAAGACGCTTCGCGTAAAATTGCTGAGTTTGGATTTGAGTACGCAGCCGACCGGGGATATAACTCTATTTCAATTGCACACAAAGCAAACGTAATGCGAACGACAGACGGACAATTCCTTGAAGCAGCTGAGACAGTCGCAGATGAGAAAGGTGCAGCCTACGATACTGTGTTGATGGACGCATTAGCAATGCATCTTATTATGCATCCTGAAGAGTTTGGTGTCGTTATTTGTCCAAACCTTGCTGGTGACGTTCTCTCTGACTTGGCTGCCGGCCTTGTTGGCGGATTAGGACTACTTCCAAGTGCCAACCTTGGAGATGACAATGCTCTTTTCGAACCGGTCCATGGTTCTGCCCCTGATATTGCTGGGGAAAATATTGCAAACCCGGCGGCAACGATGTTCTCTGCCGCAATGATGCTAGACCACCTGGACTATCCTGAAAAAGCAGATCAACTTCGCACGGCGGTTGAATCCACTCTTGCATCTGGCCCTGTCACGCCTGACCTTGGTGGCGACGCGACAACCTCAGAATTCACCAGTGCCGTAATCGAAGAGCTGTAG
- a CDS encoding acetolactate synthase large subunit yields the protein MKASDLLVRSLEAEGVEHVFGVPGEELEDLMFSLRDSDITFIPTRHEQGAAFMANVHGRLTGNAGVCLGTLGPGATNLITGIADAQLDKSPVVAITGQGSRERLHKESHQALDIVNIFDPVVKWNTQITEAEVVPESVRKAFKLSELEKPGATHLEFPEDVATESYDSRPLPTRPRVRRPDPDMKSVRRAVELLKRSDSPMILAGNGAVRTRAAERLRALVQQTGMPVVATYMGKGAVSDRINCSLMTLDSGANDEASDAMSKADCVVSIGYDIAEHDPKSWNPDLDKRIIHIDSEPAEVYRHYNPDVELVADISATLRSLMAEIDGPLGPTWCKDYREPIMVDAYGLPDSDEPFSVKKTLPYLREAMGDHDILISDVGSHKMDIAQYFPTYEPGTCIISNGLASMGIAVPGGVAADMAVDANVVAATGDGGFMMNAAEIETAKRLGLGFTILLFNDNDYGLISKKQIESTSESFGTRLTNPDFKTLAESFGINGYRPESWDELEDLLKSVVPSDEMDLVEVPLPT from the coding sequence ATGAAGGCATCTGACCTTCTCGTACGAAGCCTTGAGGCAGAGGGTGTTGAGCATGTATTTGGCGTCCCTGGTGAGGAACTTGAAGATCTGATGTTCTCGTTACGTGATTCGGATATCACGTTCATTCCTACTCGCCACGAACAAGGAGCGGCGTTTATGGCTAACGTGCATGGCCGCCTTACTGGTAACGCTGGTGTATGCCTAGGAACACTGGGCCCCGGTGCAACAAATCTGATTACTGGTATTGCAGATGCCCAACTAGACAAGTCTCCTGTCGTTGCAATTACAGGTCAGGGAAGCCGTGAGCGACTCCACAAAGAGAGTCATCAAGCCCTTGATATCGTTAATATCTTCGACCCGGTTGTCAAGTGGAACACGCAAATTACCGAAGCTGAAGTGGTTCCCGAATCAGTACGAAAAGCATTCAAGCTTTCAGAGCTGGAAAAACCTGGTGCAACGCATCTTGAATTCCCAGAGGACGTTGCTACAGAATCATATGATTCCCGTCCTCTTCCAACACGACCCCGTGTCCGCCGTCCAGATCCAGATATGAAATCTGTCCGACGTGCTGTTGAGTTGCTTAAGCGAAGTGACTCTCCGATGATCCTTGCCGGTAATGGCGCAGTCAGAACCCGAGCAGCCGAACGACTTCGAGCATTGGTTCAGCAAACCGGAATGCCCGTTGTCGCCACATACATGGGTAAGGGTGCTGTTTCGGACAGAATTAACTGCTCACTTATGACGCTTGATTCGGGGGCAAATGATGAGGCTTCTGATGCAATGTCTAAAGCCGACTGTGTTGTTTCAATTGGATATGATATTGCCGAACATGATCCAAAATCGTGGAATCCAGACCTTGATAAGCGGATCATCCACATCGACAGTGAACCTGCTGAGGTCTACCGTCATTACAACCCAGATGTCGAACTAGTCGCTGATATCTCAGCTACACTTCGATCGCTTATGGCGGAGATCGATGGACCACTTGGTCCAACTTGGTGTAAAGACTACCGCGAGCCGATTATGGTAGATGCCTATGGGCTCCCTGATTCTGATGAACCATTTTCCGTAAAAAAGACACTACCATATCTTCGCGAAGCAATGGGAGATCACGATATCCTTATCTCCGATGTTGGCAGTCATAAAATGGATATTGCACAGTACTTCCCGACATACGAGCCTGGGACATGTATCATTTCGAACGGTCTAGCAAGCATGGGAATTGCCGTTCCTGGTGGTGTTGCTGCCGATATGGCCGTTGATGCTAATGTCGTTGCAGCTACCGGCGATGGCGGCTTCATGATGAATGCTGCTGAAATTGAAACAGCCAAGCGGCTTGGTCTTGGATTTACTATCCTCCTGTTTAATGACAATGACTATGGGTTGATCTCGAAGAAACAAATCGAGTCGACAAGCGAAAGCTTTGGCACCCGACTGACGAACCCTGATTTCAAAACTCTTGCAGAAAGCTTTGGTATCAATGGATATCGTCCTGAATCGTGGGATGAGCTTGAAGACCTCCTCAAATCTGTTGTGCCTTCTGACGAAATGGATCTAGTAGAGGTCCCGCTCCCAACATAG